Proteins found in one Serinicoccus marinus DSM 15273 genomic segment:
- a CDS encoding ribonucleotide-diphosphate reductase subunit beta, whose product MTDTLDTTTTGNGTEVGNGILGTGIREGLLLKPVTYPWAMELYDQAVANTWFPNEVQLGEDLGDFERMSEDERHALTFLMSYFNPNELLVNKALAFGVYPYVNAAECHLYLAKQMWEEANHCMSFEYVLETFPIDREAAYNSHVDVPSMAAKEEFEVRFIKRMTEQTLDISTTEGKQDFVRNLVAYNVILEGIWFYSGFMVALSFRQRNLLRNFGSLIDWIVRDESLHLKFGINLILTVLEENPDVATPEFADEIRGMILDAVEMEEDYNRDMLPHGILGLNADYINTYVRYLADRRLEELGFEPEYGVANPAKWMAAANDTLQLVNFFESINTSYEVNTRADS is encoded by the coding sequence ATGACCGACACCCTCGACACGACCACCACCGGCAACGGCACCGAGGTCGGCAACGGCATCCTTGGCACCGGCATCCGCGAGGGCCTGCTGCTCAAGCCCGTCACCTACCCGTGGGCCATGGAGCTCTACGACCAGGCCGTCGCCAACACCTGGTTCCCCAACGAGGTGCAGCTGGGCGAGGACCTCGGCGACTTCGAGCGGATGAGCGAGGACGAGCGGCACGCGCTCACCTTCCTCATGAGCTACTTCAACCCCAACGAGCTGCTGGTCAACAAGGCGCTGGCCTTCGGCGTCTACCCCTACGTCAACGCGGCCGAGTGCCACCTCTACCTCGCCAAGCAGATGTGGGAGGAGGCCAACCACTGCATGAGCTTCGAGTACGTGCTGGAGACCTTCCCCATCGACCGGGAGGCGGCATACAACTCGCACGTCGACGTGCCTTCGATGGCCGCGAAGGAGGAGTTCGAGGTCCGCTTCATCAAGCGGATGACCGAGCAGACGCTGGACATCTCCACGACCGAGGGCAAGCAGGACTTCGTCCGCAACCTGGTCGCCTACAACGTCATCCTCGAGGGCATCTGGTTCTACTCGGGCTTCATGGTGGCGCTGAGCTTCCGGCAACGCAACCTGCTGCGCAACTTCGGGTCCCTCATCGACTGGATCGTCCGCGATGAGAGCCTGCACCTGAAGTTCGGCATCAACCTCATCCTCACCGTGCTCGAGGAGAACCCGGACGTCGCGACGCCGGAGTTCGCCGACGAGATCCGCGGGATGATCCTGGACGCGGTGGAGATGGAGGAAGACTACAACCGGGACATGCTGCCCCACGGCATCCTCGGGCTCAACGCCGACTACATCAACACCTACGTCCGCTACCTCGCGGACCGGCGGCTGGAGGAGCTGGGCTTCGAGCCGGAGTACGGCGTCGCCAACCCGGCCAAGTGGATGGCCGCGGCCAACGACACCCTGCAGCTGGTCAACTTCTTCGAGTCGATCAACACCTCCTACGAGGTCAACACCCGCGCCGACTCCTGA
- a CDS encoding ribonucleoside-diphosphate reductase subunit alpha: MASTTTVVKRDGTRVPYDGHEIARSIEAAARGLDDAVVRATQLQSELEITLFDGITSEQLDEAVIQVALQNVKDDPAFDTIASRLLVKTMYKAVFGDTRDLLGEDDPEVIAAKHRQYFPGTIARGVRTGLLDPRLTELFDLEVLADALDPSRDDLLRYIGAQTLRTRYALNDSDPAKTVLETPQFFWMRVAMGLALNEADPTTAALQFYDAMSRLEYLAAGSTLVNAGTAYSQLSNCFVMQMEDDIEHIAKSVRDVMWLTKGTGGIGMSVSKLRCEGSPIRSNNTSSTGPIPFMHTIDSTLRAVSRGGKKFGALCFYLENWHLDFPAFLDLRQNSGDPYRRTRTANTAVWLSDEFMKRVAADDEWFLFDPLETPDLVEATGADFSTRYAGYVAQAKAGTLRHKKLRAREQWKAILVSLQTTSHPWLTWKDSINTRALNNNTGTIHSSNLCTEITLPQDRDNVSVCNLASINLSRHVHGRRSEGEVSIDWDRLAHSARLAVRQLDNLIDITISSVPESERSNELNRALGLGVMGFTDVVERLGMSYDSTEAYDLIDRLVEFVSWHAIDASADLARERGAYPTFEGSRWSEGMVPVDTIGLLEADRGLTVEVDRSSTMDWDVLREKVRGGMRNSTLMAIAPTASIGLVAGTTPGLDPQFSQIFSRATSAGKFLEVNRNLVEDLRELGLWEQVREDLLRHQGDLSKVEGVPAELTEIYRTSFQLSPYAFLHVAARAQKWIDQAISRNIYLASRDVGSMAELYSAAWRMGVKTTYYLHMMPRHTAEQSTVKVNKAAQPTTGGGGGGARRGFGASGGSGAPARSGFGAAARPSATPTPAPVVEAPPQVEQLPVVDEVDGQQCPIDPMERLQCDSCQ; the protein is encoded by the coding sequence ATGGCCAGCACCACCACCGTCGTCAAGCGCGACGGCACCCGAGTTCCCTACGACGGGCACGAGATCGCCCGCTCCATCGAGGCGGCGGCCCGCGGCCTGGACGACGCGGTCGTCCGGGCCACCCAGCTGCAGTCCGAGCTGGAGATCACCCTCTTCGACGGCATCACCAGCGAGCAGCTGGACGAGGCGGTCATCCAGGTCGCGCTGCAGAACGTCAAGGACGACCCGGCGTTCGACACCATCGCCTCCCGCCTGCTGGTCAAGACGATGTACAAGGCCGTCTTCGGCGACACCCGCGACCTGCTCGGTGAGGACGACCCCGAGGTCATCGCCGCCAAGCACCGGCAGTACTTCCCCGGGACCATCGCCCGCGGCGTCCGGACCGGCCTGCTCGACCCCCGGCTGACCGAGCTCTTCGACCTCGAGGTGCTGGCCGACGCGCTCGACCCCTCGCGCGATGACCTGCTGCGCTACATCGGGGCCCAGACGCTGCGCACCCGGTATGCCCTCAACGACTCCGACCCGGCGAAGACCGTGCTGGAGACGCCGCAGTTCTTCTGGATGCGCGTCGCGATGGGCCTAGCCCTCAACGAGGCCGACCCCACGACCGCCGCGCTGCAGTTCTACGACGCGATGTCCCGGCTGGAGTACCTCGCTGCCGGGTCGACGCTCGTCAACGCCGGCACCGCCTACAGCCAGCTCTCCAACTGCTTCGTCATGCAGATGGAGGACGACATCGAGCACATCGCCAAGAGCGTGCGCGACGTCATGTGGCTCACCAAGGGCACCGGCGGCATCGGGATGTCGGTCTCCAAGCTGCGCTGCGAGGGCAGCCCGATCCGCTCCAACAACACCTCCTCGACCGGGCCGATCCCCTTCATGCACACCATCGACTCGACCCTGCGCGCGGTGAGCCGCGGGGGCAAGAAGTTCGGCGCGCTGTGCTTCTACCTGGAGAACTGGCACCTCGACTTCCCCGCCTTCCTCGACCTGCGCCAGAACTCCGGCGACCCCTACCGCCGGACCCGCACCGCCAACACCGCGGTGTGGCTGAGCGACGAGTTCATGAAGCGGGTCGCCGCCGACGACGAGTGGTTCCTCTTCGACCCGCTGGAGACCCCGGACCTGGTCGAGGCGACCGGTGCCGACTTCTCCACCCGGTATGCCGGCTACGTCGCGCAGGCCAAGGCGGGGACGCTGCGGCACAAGAAGCTGCGGGCGCGGGAGCAGTGGAAGGCCATCCTCGTCTCGTTGCAGACCACCAGCCACCCCTGGCTGACCTGGAAGGACTCGATCAACACCCGGGCGCTCAACAACAACACCGGGACGATCCACTCCTCCAACCTGTGCACCGAGATCACGCTGCCGCAGGACCGTGACAACGTCTCGGTCTGCAACCTCGCCTCGATCAACCTCTCGCGGCACGTCCACGGGCGGCGCAGCGAGGGCGAGGTCAGCATCGACTGGGACCGGCTGGCCCACTCGGCCCGCCTCGCCGTCCGCCAGCTGGACAACCTCATCGACATCACCATCAGCTCGGTCCCCGAGTCCGAGCGGTCCAACGAGCTCAACCGGGCGCTCGGTCTGGGCGTGATGGGCTTCACCGACGTGGTGGAGCGCCTCGGGATGTCCTACGACTCGACGGAGGCCTACGACCTCATCGACCGGCTCGTGGAGTTCGTCTCCTGGCACGCCATCGACGCCAGCGCCGACCTCGCCCGTGAGCGCGGGGCATACCCGACCTTCGAGGGGTCGCGCTGGAGCGAGGGCATGGTGCCTGTCGACACCATCGGGCTCCTGGAGGCCGACCGTGGCCTGACCGTCGAGGTCGACCGCAGCAGCACCATGGACTGGGACGTGCTGCGCGAGAAGGTGCGCGGCGGGATGCGCAACTCCACCCTCATGGCCATCGCCCCGACCGCCTCGATCGGCCTGGTCGCGGGCACCACGCCGGGGCTGGACCCGCAGTTCAGCCAGATCTTCAGCCGGGCCACCAGCGCCGGCAAGTTCCTCGAGGTCAACCGCAACCTCGTCGAGGACCTGCGCGAGCTCGGCCTGTGGGAGCAGGTTCGCGAGGACCTGCTGCGGCACCAGGGCGACCTGTCCAAGGTCGAGGGCGTGCCGGCCGAGCTGACCGAGATCTACCGCACCAGCTTCCAGCTCTCGCCCTACGCCTTCCTGCACGTGGCCGCCCGCGCCCAGAAATGGATCGACCAAGCGATCAGCCGCAACATCTACCTCGCGAGCCGCGACGTCGGCTCGATGGCCGAGCTCTACTCCGCCGCGTGGCGGATGGGCGTCAAGACGACCTACTACCTGCACATGATGCCCCGGCACACTGCCGAGCAGTCGACGGTGAAGGTCAACAAGGCGGCCCAGCCGACCACCGGCGGAGGGGGTGGCGGTGCCCGGCGCGGCTTCGGCGCCAGCGGCGGCAGCGGCGCGCCCGCCCGCTCCGGCTTCGGCGCAGCCGCCCGCCCCTCGGCGACCCCGACCCCTGCCCCCGTGGTCGAGGCGCCGCCGCAGGTCGAGCAGCTGCCTGTCGTCGACGAGGTCGACGGCCAGCAGTGCCCGATCGACCCGATGGAGCGCCTGCAGTGCGACTCCTGCCAGTGA
- a CDS encoding NAD(+) synthase, with amino-acid sequence MEFYSAYDQGFARIAACTLPVALADPATNAERTVAQLRECDAEGVAVAVFPELGLTGYAIDDLLLQDAVLDATVDALWSVVEASRDLLPVVVVGAPLRHRNRLYNCAVVIHRGAILGVAPKSYLPNYREFYEKRHFAAGAGTDGQTIRLPRASHADAVEVPFGPDLLFRAVDLPGLVLHAEVCEDLWVPVAPSSEAALAGATVVANLSGSPITVGRSAERHALAAQASSRLLCAYAYAAAGEGESSTDLSWDGQTMVHELGRLLVESERFAQGPHRSVADVDLVRIRADRARQGSFDDNALALGDRVTRFRTVDLVLDPPHTDIGLRRTVDRFPFVPDDPADLAQDCYETFSIQVTALAQRLGAIGDPKVVIGVSGGLDSTHALIVAARAMDRAGRPRSDILAFTMPGFATSDHTKDNATELATSLGVTFEEIDIRPMARQMLEDLGHPFADGEPVYDVTFENVQAGLRTDFLFRAANQRGGIVLGTGDLSELALGWCTYGVGDQMSHYTVNSGLAKTLIQHVIRWVVEEQMFDEVTGRVLTSILDTEITPELVPAGEDGAVQSTQEKIGPYELQDFTLHHVIRFGMPPSRIAFLAWHAWRDAERGPWPPGFPEEGRNAYDLPTIRRWLVLFVERFFAFSQFKRSALPNGPKVSSAGALSPRGDWRAPSDANARVWLEELERHVPRG; translated from the coding sequence GTGGAGTTCTACAGCGCCTACGACCAGGGCTTCGCCCGCATCGCCGCCTGCACCCTGCCGGTGGCGCTCGCCGACCCGGCCACCAACGCCGAGCGCACCGTCGCCCAGCTGCGCGAGTGCGACGCCGAGGGGGTCGCGGTCGCGGTCTTCCCCGAGCTCGGGCTGACCGGGTATGCCATCGACGACCTGCTCCTGCAGGACGCCGTCCTGGACGCCACGGTCGACGCGCTGTGGTCGGTGGTCGAGGCGAGCCGCGACCTGCTGCCGGTCGTGGTGGTCGGGGCGCCGCTGCGGCACCGCAACCGGCTCTACAACTGCGCGGTGGTGATCCACCGTGGTGCCATCCTCGGCGTGGCGCCGAAGTCCTACCTGCCGAACTACCGCGAGTTCTACGAGAAGCGGCACTTCGCTGCGGGAGCCGGGACCGACGGCCAGACCATCCGGCTGCCGCGCGCGAGCCACGCGGACGCGGTGGAGGTGCCCTTCGGCCCGGACCTCCTCTTCCGGGCGGTGGACCTGCCCGGGCTGGTCCTGCACGCCGAGGTCTGCGAGGACCTCTGGGTGCCGGTCGCGCCGTCCTCCGAGGCCGCCCTCGCCGGCGCGACGGTGGTCGCCAACCTCTCGGGCAGCCCGATCACGGTCGGCAGGTCGGCGGAGCGGCACGCGCTCGCGGCGCAGGCCAGCTCCCGCCTGCTCTGCGCCTACGCCTACGCGGCGGCGGGGGAGGGGGAGTCCTCGACCGACCTGTCCTGGGACGGGCAGACGATGGTGCACGAGCTGGGCCGGCTGCTCGTCGAGTCCGAGCGCTTCGCGCAGGGCCCGCACCGCAGCGTCGCCGACGTCGACCTCGTGCGGATCCGGGCCGACCGGGCCCGGCAGGGCAGCTTCGACGACAACGCGCTCGCCCTCGGCGACCGGGTCACCCGCTTCCGCACCGTCGACCTCGTGCTCGACCCACCGCATACCGACATCGGGCTGCGCCGCACCGTCGACCGCTTCCCCTTCGTCCCGGACGACCCCGCCGACCTCGCGCAGGACTGCTACGAGACCTTCAGCATCCAGGTCACCGCGCTGGCGCAACGCCTCGGCGCCATCGGCGACCCGAAGGTCGTCATCGGGGTCTCCGGCGGCCTGGACTCCACCCACGCCCTCATCGTCGCGGCCCGGGCGATGGACCGCGCCGGGCGCCCGCGCAGCGACATCCTGGCCTTCACGATGCCCGGCTTCGCGACGAGCGACCACACCAAGGACAACGCGACCGAGCTCGCGACCTCGCTCGGCGTGACCTTCGAGGAGATCGACATCCGGCCGATGGCGCGCCAGATGCTCGAGGACCTGGGCCACCCCTTCGCCGACGGCGAGCCGGTCTACGACGTCACCTTCGAGAACGTCCAGGCGGGCCTGCGCACCGACTTCCTCTTCCGCGCGGCCAACCAGCGCGGCGGCATCGTGCTCGGCACCGGCGATCTCTCCGAGCTCGCGCTCGGCTGGTGCACCTACGGCGTCGGCGACCAGATGTCGCACTACACCGTCAACTCCGGGCTCGCCAAGACGCTCATCCAGCACGTCATCCGCTGGGTCGTCGAGGAGCAGATGTTCGACGAGGTGACCGGGCGCGTGCTCACCTCGATCCTCGACACCGAGATCACCCCGGAGCTCGTGCCCGCCGGCGAGGACGGTGCGGTCCAGTCCACGCAGGAGAAGATCGGGCCCTACGAGCTGCAGGACTTCACCCTGCACCACGTCATCCGCTTCGGTATGCCGCCCAGCCGGATCGCCTTCCTCGCCTGGCACGCCTGGCGCGACGCGGAGCGCGGCCCGTGGCCGCCCGGCTTCCCGGAGGAGGGTCGCAACGCCTACGACCTGCCCACCATCCGGCGCTGGCTGGTCCTCTTCGTCGAGCGGTTCTTCGCGTTCAGCCAGTTCAAGCGCTCGGCGCTGCCCAACGGGCCCAAGGTGTCCTCGGCGGGCGCGCTCTCGCCCCGGGGCGACTGGCGCGCCCCGTCCGACGCGAACGCCCGGGTCTGGCTGGAGGAGCTCGAGCGGCACGTCCCGCGCGGCTGA
- the cysI gene encoding assimilatory sulfite reductase (NADPH) hemoprotein subunit — translation MPQSQQDAPLIVEGPLSDNERLKRESDYLRGTIAEDLRDQITGGFGPDNFQLIRFHGMYQQDDRDLRSERSQQKLEPLINVMLRARMPGGVITPEQWLVVEDWAQQHTMYGSVRLTTRQTFQYHGVLKPDIKDTHQAINAAGIDSIATAGDVNRNVLCSSNPLESALHAEVYDWAARISEHLLPRTRAYMEIFLDGEKAKSTEEPILGSTYLPRKFKTTVSLPPNNEVDVHANDLNFVGIVEDGELVGWNVLVGGGLAMTHGDTATYPRKADDLGFVPLEHTLAVAEHVVTVQRDWGNRTDRKNAKTKYTLDRVGTDVFKAEVERRAGVTFEPSRPYEFTSRGDRFGWVKGHDGNWHLTVFILNGRIKDRPEAPIKTGLRRIAEVHQGHFRLTAHQNLIIAGVPPRQKRVIDRLAREHGLVDDTTTPQMRSSMACVSFPTCPLAMAESERFLPGFVRQVEGLLDKHGIPEDHIVLRVSGCPNGCSRAMLAEVGLVGKGPGKYNLHLGGNRIGTRVPKLYRENISAEAILDELDHLIGSWVSGREEGEGFGDFLIRTGVVAEVIVSRTDFHA, via the coding sequence ATGCCGCAGAGCCAGCAGGACGCCCCGCTGATCGTCGAGGGGCCGCTGTCCGACAACGAGCGCCTCAAGCGCGAGAGCGACTACCTCCGCGGCACGATCGCGGAGGACCTGCGCGACCAGATCACCGGTGGCTTCGGGCCGGACAACTTCCAGCTCATCCGGTTCCACGGGATGTACCAGCAGGACGACCGTGACCTGCGGTCCGAGCGCTCGCAGCAGAAGCTCGAGCCGCTGATCAACGTCATGCTCCGGGCCCGGATGCCCGGCGGGGTCATCACCCCCGAACAGTGGCTCGTCGTCGAGGACTGGGCGCAGCAGCACACGATGTACGGCTCGGTGCGGCTGACCACGCGGCAGACGTTCCAGTACCACGGCGTGCTCAAGCCGGACATCAAGGACACCCACCAGGCGATCAACGCCGCGGGCATCGACTCGATCGCCACCGCCGGCGACGTCAACCGCAACGTCCTGTGCTCCAGCAACCCGCTGGAGTCCGCGCTGCACGCGGAGGTCTACGACTGGGCCGCGCGCATCTCCGAGCACCTGCTGCCGCGCACCCGGGCCTACATGGAGATCTTCCTCGACGGGGAGAAGGCGAAGAGCACCGAGGAGCCGATCCTCGGGAGCACCTACCTGCCGCGCAAGTTCAAGACCACCGTCTCGCTGCCCCCCAACAACGAGGTCGACGTCCACGCCAACGACCTCAACTTCGTCGGGATCGTCGAGGACGGCGAGCTCGTCGGGTGGAACGTCCTGGTCGGCGGCGGGCTGGCGATGACCCACGGGGACACCGCGACCTACCCGCGCAAGGCCGACGACCTGGGCTTCGTCCCGCTGGAGCACACCCTCGCGGTCGCCGAGCACGTCGTCACCGTCCAGCGCGACTGGGGCAACCGCACCGACCGCAAGAACGCCAAGACGAAGTACACCCTCGACCGCGTCGGGACCGACGTCTTCAAGGCCGAGGTCGAGCGCCGCGCCGGCGTCACCTTCGAGCCCTCCCGGCCGTACGAGTTCACCTCCCGCGGCGACCGCTTCGGCTGGGTCAAGGGGCACGACGGCAACTGGCACCTGACGGTCTTCATCCTCAACGGCCGCATCAAGGACCGTCCCGAGGCCCCGATCAAGACCGGGCTGCGACGGATCGCCGAGGTCCACCAGGGCCACTTCCGGCTGACCGCCCACCAGAACCTCATCATCGCCGGCGTGCCCCCGCGGCAGAAGCGGGTGATCGACCGCCTCGCCCGCGAGCACGGCCTCGTCGACGACACCACCACGCCGCAGATGCGCAGCTCGATGGCCTGCGTGTCCTTCCCCACCTGCCCGCTGGCGATGGCCGAGTCCGAGCGCTTCCTGCCCGGCTTCGTGCGGCAGGTCGAGGGGCTCCTGGACAAGCACGGCATACCCGAGGACCACATCGTGCTCCGGGTCTCCGGCTGCCCCAACGGCTGCTCCCGCGCCATGCTCGCCGAGGTGGGTCTGGTCGGCAAGGGCCCGGGGAAGTACAACCTGCACCTCGGCGGCAACCGGATCGGGACCCGGGTGCCCAAGCTCTACCGCGAGAACATCAGCGCCGAGGCCATCCTCGACGAGCTCGACCACCTCATCGGGTCCTGGGTCTCCGGGCGCGAGGAGGGCGAGGGCTTCGGCGACTTCCTCATCCGCACGGGCGTCGTGGCCGAGGTCATCGTCTCCCGCACCGACTTCCATGCATGA
- a CDS encoding phosphoadenylyl-sulfate reductase codes for MPHDLDAAALRLGGRSAQQRVDWAMDHLPGGYAVTSSFGVQSAVMLHLVTRRVPDIPVLLFDTGYLFPETYRFVDELTDRLGLNLHVYRSPMSPAWQEARFGRLWEQGVDGITEYNRINKVEPMQRAMNELGINTWFSGLRREQSDGRADRQTVELQNGRAKVHPIVDWSSRDVHRYLTEHDLPYHPLFHEGYLSIGDTHTTRRAQDELDEEGTRFFGLVRECGLHVEQG; via the coding sequence ATGCCGCACGACCTGGACGCCGCGGCGCTCCGGCTCGGCGGCCGCAGCGCCCAGCAGCGCGTCGACTGGGCGATGGACCACCTCCCCGGCGGGTATGCCGTCACCTCCAGCTTCGGCGTCCAGTCCGCGGTCATGCTCCACCTCGTGACCCGCCGGGTCCCGGACATCCCGGTCCTGCTCTTCGACACCGGCTACCTCTTCCCGGAGACCTACCGCTTCGTCGACGAGCTGACCGACCGTCTGGGCCTCAACCTGCACGTCTACCGCTCCCCGATGTCGCCCGCGTGGCAGGAGGCGAGGTTCGGCCGGCTCTGGGAGCAGGGCGTCGACGGGATCACGGAGTACAACCGGATCAACAAGGTCGAGCCGATGCAGCGCGCCATGAACGAGCTCGGCATCAACACCTGGTTCAGCGGGCTGCGCCGCGAGCAGTCCGACGGCCGGGCCGACCGGCAGACCGTCGAGCTGCAGAACGGCCGGGCCAAGGTGCACCCCATCGTCGACTGGAGCAGCCGCGACGTGCACCGCTACCTCACCGAGCACGACCTGCCCTACCACCCCCTCTTCCACGAGGGCTACCTCAGCATCGGTGACACGCACACCACCCGCCGGGCGCAGGACGAGCTGGATGAGGAGGGCACCCGCTTCTTCGGGCTCGTCCGCGAGTGCGGTCTGCACGTGGAGCAGGGCTGA
- a CDS encoding assimilatory sulfite reductase (NADPH) flavoprotein subunit: MTITSTVPQGASPLSPDQHQRFFELAASLSPMQKVWLSGYLAGSAETGAPAGAAPAAAAEPATLTVLYGSQTGNAKHVAAELASAASARGLTVALTDMADFKPTQLKHEKFLTVVVSTQGEGDPPETAEKMHAFLASKKAPDLAGTQVSVCLGLGDSSYEFYCQAAVDFEDRLRALGAQVVADRLLLDVDYEDQVPGWIETTLDVFEPELTAVTPAGGTVVQMPGLSAAAPTAYSKRNPFTAEISEVQKITGRDSTKDVRHVEISLEGSGLTYRPGDSLGVFFHNDTEAVQAMLDALGLDGGAEVTLGEQTKTLRATLTEDLELTQSYPGFVEKYVGAAAEPVEALAALVEDKPALRSFLEQRQIYDVVHEHPARITAQQLVDSLRKMQPRLYSIASSQSEVEDEVHLTVGVVEWHGFGRAHLGGCSGHVRRAQEGEEVRVYVEPGDHFRLPQDPSVPTIMIGPGTGIAPFRAFLQEREAQGADGDNWLIFGNPHFTQDFLYQVEMQAYLRSGLLTRMDVAFSRDQAEKVYVQHRISQHGAEVFDWLERGAHLYVCGDATRMAKDVHAALVEVVAEHGRMDAEAAEDYLAALRDGKRYQRDVY; the protein is encoded by the coding sequence ATGACGATCACCAGCACCGTCCCCCAGGGCGCGAGCCCGCTCTCGCCCGACCAGCACCAGCGGTTCTTCGAGCTCGCGGCCTCGCTGTCGCCCATGCAGAAGGTCTGGCTCAGCGGCTACCTCGCCGGCAGCGCCGAGACCGGGGCGCCCGCCGGGGCCGCCCCGGCCGCCGCCGCCGAGCCGGCCACCCTCACCGTGCTCTACGGCTCGCAGACCGGCAACGCCAAGCACGTCGCGGCAGAGCTGGCCTCGGCGGCCTCGGCCCGCGGCCTCACCGTCGCGCTGACCGACATGGCCGACTTCAAGCCCACCCAGCTCAAGCACGAGAAGTTCCTCACCGTCGTCGTGTCGACCCAGGGCGAGGGGGATCCCCCGGAGACGGCGGAGAAGATGCACGCCTTCCTGGCCTCCAAGAAGGCGCCCGACCTCGCCGGGACCCAGGTCAGCGTGTGTCTCGGGCTCGGCGACTCCAGCTACGAGTTCTACTGCCAGGCCGCGGTGGACTTCGAGGACCGGCTCCGCGCGCTGGGGGCCCAGGTCGTCGCCGACCGGCTGCTGCTGGACGTCGACTACGAGGACCAGGTCCCGGGCTGGATCGAGACGACCCTGGACGTCTTCGAGCCCGAGCTGACGGCGGTGACCCCCGCCGGCGGGACCGTGGTGCAGATGCCCGGGCTCTCGGCGGCCGCGCCGACGGCATACTCCAAGCGGAACCCGTTCACCGCGGAGATCTCCGAGGTGCAGAAGATCACCGGCCGGGACAGCACCAAGGACGTCCGGCACGTGGAGATCTCGCTCGAGGGTTCCGGGCTGACCTACCGGCCGGGCGACTCGCTCGGCGTCTTCTTCCACAACGACACCGAGGCGGTCCAGGCCATGCTGGACGCGCTCGGCCTGGACGGGGGAGCGGAGGTGACCCTCGGGGAGCAGACCAAGACGCTGCGCGCCACCCTGACCGAGGACCTGGAGCTCACCCAGTCCTACCCCGGTTTCGTGGAGAAGTACGTCGGCGCCGCGGCCGAGCCGGTCGAGGCGCTGGCCGCGCTGGTCGAGGACAAGCCGGCGCTGCGGTCCTTCCTCGAGCAGCGGCAGATCTACGACGTCGTGCACGAGCACCCCGCCCGGATCACCGCCCAGCAGCTCGTCGACTCGCTGCGCAAGATGCAGCCGCGGCTCTACTCCATCGCCTCCAGCCAGAGCGAGGTCGAGGACGAGGTGCACCTCACCGTCGGCGTCGTCGAGTGGCACGGCTTCGGGCGGGCCCACCTCGGCGGGTGCTCCGGGCACGTGCGACGGGCCCAGGAGGGCGAGGAGGTGCGGGTCTACGTGGAGCCCGGGGACCACTTCCGGCTCCCGCAGGACCCCTCGGTCCCGACCATCATGATCGGCCCCGGCACCGGCATCGCGCCGTTCCGTGCCTTCCTGCAGGAGCGCGAGGCGCAGGGCGCCGACGGCGACAACTGGTTGATCTTCGGCAACCCGCACTTCACCCAGGACTTTCTCTACCAGGTCGAGATGCAGGCCTACCTCAGGTCCGGGCTGCTGACCCGGATGGACGTCGCCTTCAGCCGGGACCAGGCGGAGAAGGTGTATGTCCAGCACCGGATCTCCCAGCACGGGGCCGAGGTCTTCGACTGGCTGGAGCGCGGGGCGCACCTCTACGTCTGCGGCGACGCCACCCGGATGGCCAAGGACGTGCACGCCGCCCTCGTCGAGGTGGTCGCCGAGCACGGACGGATGGACGCCGAGGCGGCCGAGGACTACCTGGCCGCGCTGCGGGACGGCAAGCGCTACCAGCGGGACGTCTACTGA
- a CDS encoding glycerophosphodiester phosphodiesterase has protein sequence MRTAYLDHPGPIPMAHRGFDPAAAGLENSMAAFQAAVDLGYRYVETDVHATRDGVVVAFHDETLDRVTDRRGAIPELSWREVARARISGQEPVPRLEDLLGSFPELRVNIDIKTPGAIVPLVRVIERMRAHERVCVTSFSEQRRDAAVMRLTRPVATSAGQRSTASFRAAAELPPLIRASVAARALRSVDALQVPPQHHGIEVVTPKALAAAHEIGKSVHVWTIDDPVEMHRLLDLGVDGIMTDRADVLKDVLTQRGQWVAA, from the coding sequence GTGCGCACGGCCTACCTGGACCACCCCGGCCCGATCCCGATGGCCCACCGTGGCTTCGACCCCGCCGCGGCCGGGCTGGAGAACTCCATGGCCGCCTTCCAGGCGGCGGTCGACCTCGGCTACCGCTACGTCGAGACCGACGTCCACGCGACGCGGGACGGCGTCGTCGTCGCCTTCCACGACGAGACGCTCGACCGGGTCACCGACCGGCGCGGCGCGATCCCGGAGCTGTCCTGGCGCGAGGTGGCGCGGGCCCGCATCTCCGGGCAGGAGCCGGTCCCCCGGCTCGAGGACCTGCTCGGGAGCTTCCCCGAGCTGCGCGTCAACATCGACATCAAGACCCCGGGCGCGATCGTGCCCCTGGTCCGGGTCATCGAGCGGATGCGCGCGCACGAGCGGGTCTGCGTGACCAGCTTCTCCGAGCAGCGCCGGGACGCCGCCGTCATGCGGCTCACCCGCCCCGTCGCGACCTCGGCGGGGCAGCGCAGCACCGCCTCGTTCCGGGCCGCCGCCGAGCTGCCGCCCCTCATCCGCGCCTCGGTCGCCGCGCGGGCCCTGCGCTCGGTCGACGCGCTGCAGGTGCCGCCGCAGCACCACGGCATCGAGGTCGTGACCCCGAAGGCGCTCGCGGCGGCGCACGAGATCGGCAAGTCCGTGCACGTCTGGACGATCGACGACCCGGTCGAGATGCACCGCCTGCTCGACCTCGGTGTCGACGGGATCATGACCGACCGGGCCGACGTCCTCAAGGACGTGCTCACGCAGCGCGGCCAGTGGGTCGCGGCCTGA